Proteins encoded in a region of the Flammeovirga yaeyamensis genome:
- a CDS encoding phosphatase, with protein sequence MREELFVEGGGVFVAPSSSLLEQLKNVKGLIFDWDGVFNNGVKGGNMPSPFSEVDSMGVNMLRFGYFLEHGKIPFTAVVTGEYNEAAFKWAQREHLDAVCYLVKDKVKVLPLVDELSGVQPEEIMFTFDDILDISLAKAVGARFMIGRDGSPLFTEYCRMNGHCDYITGNPGNNNAVREISEVALCLLDRFDETIDKRVEFEGDYATYINLRQQIETKYFKNDKGEFIPSNPFE encoded by the coding sequence TGAGAGAAGAATTATTTGTTGAAGGAGGAGGAGTGTTCGTAGCACCCTCCTCTTCTCTTTTAGAGCAATTGAAAAATGTAAAAGGCCTAATTTTCGATTGGGATGGCGTTTTTAATAATGGCGTTAAAGGTGGAAATATGCCAAGTCCTTTCTCTGAAGTGGACTCTATGGGTGTAAATATGCTACGTTTCGGCTATTTTTTGGAACATGGTAAAATCCCTTTTACAGCCGTTGTTACAGGAGAATACAACGAAGCTGCTTTTAAATGGGCACAAAGGGAACATTTGGATGCTGTTTGCTATCTAGTAAAAGATAAAGTAAAAGTATTGCCATTGGTAGACGAACTTTCTGGTGTTCAGCCAGAAGAAATTATGTTTACTTTTGATGATATTTTGGATATATCTTTAGCAAAAGCAGTAGGTGCTCGATTTATGATTGGCCGTGACGGCAGTCCTCTCTTTACTGAATACTGTAGAATGAATGGACATTGTGATTATATCACAGGAAATCCAGGCAACAACAATGCAGTGAGAGAAATTTCTGAAGTGGCTTTATGTCTTTTAGATCGATTTGATGAAACCATCGATAAAAGAGTCGAATTTGAAGGAGATTATGCCACTTATATCAACCTAAGACAGCAGATAGAAACAAAATATTTTAAAAATGATAAAGGGGAATTCATTCCTTCTAATCCTTTTGAATAA